TCTATTATCTTCCAAGCAAGGAAATAGTTGACCTCTTAAAAAGCTCTCAAGATTGGTTGGATAAAATAGTGTTCAATAAGCAAGGGTATGTTTTCTTCCCCGATGAAAATAAGCAGGAGAAGGGAAAATGCAGTTACTGTGTAAAAAGAAATGATGAGATAGACGACGCATTTAAATCTAGTAAAGGACTGAAAGTAGTATACAAATTGACGGATGTAGAGCATAAAGAAGGATGTGAGCAAGGTGATGATGGTTGCATCTGCTTTGATGGAAAGTGTAGCCGTTCAAAACAATATTTGAATAAAAATGAAGATGGTAAGCCATTTTACTTAAGGTATGAGGAAGTGGATTGTAAAGATAAGGATGGTAAAGTATTAAGAGATGAAAAAAATGAAGTACAAAAGTGTACACAATTAAAAGATCAACTGATTAAAGCAAACAGAACAGAGGTCTTTTACGCTGATAAATTGTGTAGGTTCGATTTAGAAGATCTCAAAAAGAAATTAGAAAAGATAAAGGAACAACTGAAAAATAAGAAACAAGAACTTGAAAATAAGAAACGAGAGCTTGAAAAAAATAGTGAAAAATCCTATAAGCCTGAAGATGGAAATGTTTATACAGATGACTTATCAATAATGCTTGACCGTGTTGAAATAGAAGCATGGGGAAGTGGTGAAGCAGGTCATATAAAAGATACACCTATTAACTGCAGATCTTCTGTATGTTCCACTGAAAGTAGAGCAGGAATGCCAGGCGATTATATTAAAGCTAAACTGGAAATTGACCCTAATTATCCTGTAATTAAGGTGAAAGTTACAGAGGGAGGGGGTAACCGGGAAAGTCGCCTCTCAGACAAGGACGGAGGACCTATTTTCATAGAAATGTGCAATTCGCAGAAGCATCATTGCGAGCCACTGATTACTGTTGCAGGTGGAGGTAAGTATAGAACATACGGTGGTAAGGGTTATGAGGACACAATAATTCATGAACCGAGTTTAAAATTAGAAGAAAGGATCATAACAGCAGATACATTGAAGTCTACTGAAGATAATAAAATAGCATATATAGAAAACGGTGAAATCAAGTATGAAACAGTAGAGTGTGAAAGTGGTTTGAGAAGCAGTAGATCTGGTGCAGGTGGTTGCATTGATAAAAGCAAAGGGTTTTTTGGTGAAGGAATTTATGGTAAAGGCTCTCCAGGGTATGTGAAGATTAGACCTATTATAAAAGGATTTGACGTAAAAGAAATAGATGATGCTATCGAAAAAGTGACAAGAGATCTATATGATCTTGAAGCTATGACTGATTTTTCGACGAAGGACCTTAACGTGAATATAAGAGAGAAAGTTGAAGAGGAAATCAAAAAAGAATTGTTAAGGTAAAAAGATATAACTCTGAAAATTATGCTCTTGTTTTAATAATTAATTAAAGTAAAGCATGTAGTAAATGGTGTATCTTAACAAAAAGGTATAACGAATGTAAGGGGAGGGTGCTTTATGTCTCTAAAGAATAAAATTTCTGAGCTAATAGAACAACAATTTAGCATTAAATACCATGACAATTATTTGGCTTACACTATACACAAGTGGGCTGCAAGTGAAATATCTAATTCTATTGCTTTTTGCATAATTGGTTGTGGAAATTGTAAGATTGGATATCAAGATGTTGCAAATTCATTCAACATAACAAAAGAAGAAATTGATCAAGATAATATTGCAAGCATAGAAAGTAAAATAAAAAGTGAAGCTGAAAAATCAGGTAGCGAGTTTCTTAAGTTGATTTCTAGAATGGATCAATCGCTAAAAGAGCAGAGTGAAAAGTCTATTGTACAAATTTTAGATTCATCCGCTGAGGAGATGTTAAGGAGTTTCTGTGATAGCCCTGTACAGTCTCTAGAGCATGAAGAAGTCAGTGCATCCTCTGCTTCACCTGCTATAGAAGGTCAGGAAACTAGTGTTAGTCTAGATCCTATTTCAACCTAATCAATCCCATATATGTACTTTCTTTGTACCCATGCTTTGCGTTTTGGGGTGGAAAGAAAGCACCATTCTTCGTTGCATTTTTCTATTTTCATTACAACGAACTTGTCTATTTTCATAGTAATCTTGCTGTCTACACTCTGTTTTTGATATCCATAAGTATCTTCTTTTAAAATCGCGTAGCGCTTATCACTAAGCAGATTGCCTTTTATCCATCCGCAGTCTTCATGTATATCACAGACCTTTTTCCAACTTTCAAACTCTTCTATCACTTTCAGGGGCAGATTTTTGCAAGTGTATATCCATTTTACAGGATAGTGAAACCCTGGCCCCGTCCTCATGTTGATCTTATTTGATTTGGTTGAAACAAAGTTATTAGCAAACAAGCTATGGCTAAATAATAAAAACAATAGGATAATAGTACTGCCCAGTGTCACGCACTGGGATGACGTGAGGGATAGTGTAACAGACTTATTCATCATAATTCACGATTAGATTGACATAAGATAAAGAGTAAATTAAAAATTGAATAGATCTTTAAATACAAAATCAATGCCTATAGAAATATTAATGCCTGCTCTTTCACCGACAATGAGCAAAACTGGAGGAAAAATTGTAAAGTGGCATAAAAAAGAACAAGACAAAGTTGAAGTAGGCGATGTAATTGCTGAGATAGAGACTGATAAAGCCATAATGGAGTTTGAATCTGTGGATGAAGGAGTTTTAGCGAAAATTTTAGTAACAGAAGGAACAAGTGGCGTGCCTGTAAATCAACCAATAGCTTTAATGCTGGAAGAAGGAGAAGATAGCAGTGTGCTTAATAACTATACCTCAACTTCCATCAATAGTGCAGTTAAAAAGGAAGTGACAAAAAGTGCTGTTGATAATCAAAAATCAGAACACCAAGATTTAAACGGAAAGCCAACAAGTCATTCTTCGGTGTCATCCCAGTGCTTGACACTGGGATCTAGAAAAGAAGAAGATACTAAGACAACAGAAGGTAGAATAAAAATAAGCCCATTAGCTAAGAAAATAGCTCAAAATGAAGGGGTTAATGTGCAGCAATTAAAAGGTACAGGACCATATGGTCGCATAATTAAGGCTGATGTGTTGGAGTCTTTAGGCAGTGGTATACACACTGAAAGTCCTGAGAAAGATACCATAGTTGAAGTAAGCAACATACGCCAAGTGATAGCGCAGCGCCTGACTGAATCAAAACAGAATGTTCCACATTTTTATTTAACTATAGACTGCCAGGTTGATAAGTTAATATCGTTAAAAAACGAGATTAACTCAGCAGATGAAAACAATAAAGTAACAATCAATGACTTAGTAATAAAAGCTGTGGCCTTCAGTATGAAAAAATTTCCTGATATAAATTCTTCGTGGATAGATAATAAAATACTTAAATACTCGAATGTAGATATTTCAATCGCAGTAGCACTTGAAGATGGACTAATTACTCCTATAGTAAAAAATGCTGATAAAAAGGGTATTTTATCTATATCAAAAGAAGTGAAAGATTTAGTAAGCAGAGCAAGATCTGGAAAATTGAAACCTGAAGAGTTTCAAGGAGGTGGGTTTACTATTTCTAATTTAGGAATGTTTGGTATAAAAGCCTTCAGTGCTATAATCAATCCGCCGCAATCTTGCATTATGGCAGTTGGTGCATCCAAAAAACAACCAATAGTTATAAATGAAAAAATAGAGATAGCTGAGATAATGACAGTAACACTTTCTGTTGACCATAGAGCAGTTGATGGAGCATTAGGAGCAAAATTTTTAAATGCCTTTAAGCATTATATAGAGAATCCTCTGGTGATGTTTATTGAAACCGCGGTAACCTATTAGCATTGTTATTACAAAATTAATACCTCTAAGTTTATAATTCTACTAGTTAATAGGCTTAGAGGTAAAAAAATGAATACTACAGTAGAAAAAAGTAATCCAAAAATTTTTCCTAAAAATGAAGGAAAGGTTAATTCAAAAGGCATGGTTGCCCCACCTGTTCCTCCGAAATCTTCCCAAGCTAAATTTGCTGGAATAAGAGCAATTTTTGAGCAAAATGCATCTCATTTCCAAGCAAATGATAGTAATAAAACAGTGAGTAGCAATCTTGGAAGAACATTTGGCCCAACAATGCAAAAACTCATGGAAGACAACATTCATAGCACTTCTAACAAACAACGCCGCGATTTAGGGGATAGTGGTATCAGCGATGTTAGTAGCAGTACTCTTGATAAAAAAGCTAAAGCTTATAATCCTCTTGATTGGAATCCAATCTATCAAGGTAAAAAGCGTTTTAGTTTAGACAATATGTCGAGCAACTCGTCTTCGTACAGTGAAAAAAGTAATATTTCAGATATAAGCGATAAGTCTAATAATTCAAACATTGTTAGATGTAATATTACTAGGAGTAACAGTAAGGAGGACCTTCATAAACCTGATGCTTCACATAATGACAAATCTGCAGGTAAAAAATTATCTAATGTCAATGTAAGCGAATTAATCAGAAAGTTTGAACAAGGTAGTGACATAGTAAAAGGGCGTTAATCAAATGTTACCCTATCCTTGTATATGCAAAGGTAGGGTATCTTTTTAAAATATTATGTCCTTTATAGCTTTGTTAATTTTTGACTCCTTCTCTGCAAAAGCAGCTTCTAGAGAGGTTTTAAGTTTTTCCCATTCCTCTTGACCATTTATGTGGGTTAAAATTAAAGATTTATATTCATTTTCAATTTTTTCCAAGGATCTTTGACATGAGGAATCTAGTTCCTCATATATATCAATATTTATTGATTGCAGTATTACCAAAAATGCAAACAAATTCGGATCAGGTAGTTCTTCCTTTATATAATTCAGAAGACATAGTTTTATTTTTTTTGCGCAATATTCTATTGTTTTCAGCGATAGTGATAGGCTTTCTGCATAAAGTATAAAACTATCTATAATCAAATTTTTTGATTTTTTCGGTAATTTAATATTTTCAAATAGTTCTTTTGTAAATTTTTCTATCGGTTGTTTTGGTAAATGTAAAAAGAGATTAGTAAAAGATTTTAGGTCAAAATTCGGTCCAAGTATTGTGCTGATTGCTCTCTGTACATTACTCTTATCTTTACTTACAGAAATAATGAAAACCAGCCCCTCCACATCAAGCATATGCTTTATAGATTCCAAAAAATCGACAACGAATTTAGGACGGCACACATCAAGATTATCCACCATTATATAAATGTTTTTGTCTTTTCTGATTTTATTAACCACATCCGCTAACTGTGTTTTAAAATCTCTAGTACTCTCTTTTCTTCTTTGGAGAAGACTTAATTCACTCAAGACAAAACCTATGTCTTTTTTATCAGCCTCTTTTGCAGCATCAAGAAATACTGAAAGCATAGCAAGTGGAGATTTACTGATCAGCTTTCCTATTGTGTTTAGAGAAAACAGTTCTTTGTTTATGTTCTTGAACTGTTGTATAACGCTTCTTTTTACTTTATACGATGCAAATAAATCTTCAAATAGGAAATTTAAAAAAGAAGGAAGCGGTTGATCCAGTGCATTGATATCCCATGCGCTATAATAAGCTGCAATTTCATTTTGTTGCTTTAGCTCTTTTACCCATTCTTTCAAAAAAAACGTCTTGCCCCATCCATCATATCCTTCTAAAGATATTATTGTAAAAGACTTATCAATTGTTTTAATTATAGTGTTGAATTTACCTGAAAATTGCTTATAGTTTAGACGGTCATTTTCCCAAGCCACCACTTTAAGTGGTGGTGCTGTTTCTTTCTTCTTGAACGTTATTAACGATACAAGTTTTTTAAAGCACATACCTTATTTTATATTTAACTCATATTCTTGTCTTGAAGTAAGTGCTATCCTCAGCGTTCCTTCATCTAGGTAGTCAATTTCTCCGCCCATTGGTATGCCGCAAGCAAGACGTGATATTTTCACATTCAAGTTTTTTAGCAATTCAATTATATATTGTGCAGTAACTTGGCCCTCTAATGTCGGATTAATTGCGATAATTATCTCTTCAATTTTAGACTCCGTCACTCTTTCCAGAATAGTATCAAGGTTAAGTTCTTTTGGACCTATGCCGTTTATTGCAGACAATCTGCCACCCAAAACATGGTATAAACCTGAATATATATTTCCTTTTTCAAACGCCCATAGATCACCCAATTCTTCTACTACACACAGTAACTTAGTGTCACGTTTTGGGTTAATACAAATAGAACAAGGTGACTTAGTATCTAGATTTCCGCAAACTTCACACTCTATTATAAGATCTGCTAGCTCTTTAATCAAAGATGCAAGTGGTAGCATAACTTTTTCTTTATTTTGGAGTAAATGTATAACTAACCTGCGTGATGATGATGGCCCTAAACTTGGCAATTTAGAGAAAGCATGAACTAGATTTTTTATGTTAATGTTCATTCAATAAATTCAGAATAGGCAGTAAAATGGTAACATCAAACCCTTTGTAAAGAAAGTGGTAAGTTTCTCTTGATCCACTTTGATTAGCTATAGAAAAAATTTTTTACTCTAACGCAAAAAATTACTTCCGCATACTTAAAGCCTGATTATAATAAACTTCTTGCATAACCCAAACTAAGTAGAAAAAAGGTATCATCCGAGTAGCTCTCCTTTGTCATCCGAGTAGCTGACTACTTGGATCCAGCCTTTCCATCCAAGACGGTGTCATTCCAGTCTGGAATCCAGAAGAAAGAATGGTGTCATGAAAGTAGCTGACACTGGGATGGCTTTGTTGCATCGCTAGCTATGATGGATTAAAGATAAAAAAGATAGAGAATATCAGTAGCTTATTATTCTGGTATTTATAACAAGAACGGTCAGTGAATACCTAAATTTGAGTAAAAGAAATTTCACTACCACTCACTAATCCGGCTAAAATTCAAGAATTTCAATGCTTTAGCTATTTTCAATAGAATTAAATTTATTAATATAAATAATAAATTACTATTCTTAAATTTGATCAGATTGATTGCAAAAAAACAAGATTTTCAATAAGTTGCTTATAATCCTAACTATAGTTAGCCTTTCATAAGTAGCGATGCAACAAAGTCCACTGGGATCCAGGAAAGTTTGCTTATGAGCAAGCAAACTGAGTTGGTGAGTATAAAAGTATAGCTAACGCGAGCTCTACGTCATACCGCGATTCATCGCGGTATCTCGGCCGCTAACAAGCAGCGGAATGACGGTTTTTCAAATTGTCAGTAAATCTAAGTCAGTTTAGCTATAATTTCCTAAGTTTGCTCACAATCTCTTGACTTGACACATATGTTTTTTTTAAACATTCCCAAATGTTACTATCTTCCTCCTTTTCCTTTCTCAATTTGTGCAACCATTTCCTTTACATTTGCATGCGTGAGAAGGGAATTTTTGCTGACATGAGATTTTGCTGCTGTTAGGTGATTCATTGCAGATCTTTTATTTCCTGTTGGAAATGAATGAGATTGTTTTTTCTTCACACCGATATCCGCTTGTGCTGCTGGGGTGGTTTTGCTTTCAGCAAGCCGTACATTAGCATTTCCTTTTACTTGATTTTGCTCAAATTTTTCTTTTAATGCCTTTACTTTACTGCCCATCTCGCGATTAGCTCCTCCTTTCATAGTAGCTGCTGCTACTTTTGGTATCGCCTTACCAGCAGCTTTTTGTGCTGATTTCCTATTGTCTTGATTTTCAGATTTTAGTGGTACTGTAGGTTTACTTTCAACTGATTTTTTCCCTACTACTTTTGGCTCTGTGTTTACTTTTTGGCTTAGATTTTTAGGCTTTGGCGGTACTGCAGGTTTATCTTTGACTACCACTTTCGATTTTTGTCTAACTTCTTGACCAGTAGTAAACATTTTTTTTGGTACTTGCGGTGCTCTTGGTGGTTTTGGTGGTACGAGGGATTGAGATTGTTGTTTCTGCTTACGTTCTCTTTTTGCTTCTGTATGTTCTTTAGAAACTGTTGCATAAATTGGCTCTTCTTTGGGCGATTTTGAACTCTGCGAATTTTCTATTAAAATTTTACTTTTCTTCTCTTGATAATTTGATATCTCTTCGTATACAGACTCTTCATTTAATGAACTTCCATAGCCTAAATCTTCTCTCTGCTCATATAAAGGATTTTCCTTTTGCTTTTTCTCTTGATAATTTGATATGTCTTCATATTCATGCTCTTTATCTAATGAACTTCCATAGCCTAAATCTTCTCTCTGCTCATATAAAGGATTTTCTTCTTGCTTTGACGCTGTTCTATCCTCTAAGTTCACTCCATACAATCTATGTTCCTCCTGATTTTTTTTACTTTGCTCTAAATCTGAAATTTTCTTTAAAACATTTAGGTATTCGAATGTTATTTTTTCAGCAAGACTGGGCAATTTATCATTAGCAAAATTTCTTATATCGTTATCCTGAATTGAAGTATCTTTTCCCAAGATTTTATTAAATGTTTTCTTGAATATTCCAAAAAAACCTGATGGCTTTTTGTTCACCGGTTCTATATAATTATTCAAGTCACTACATATAACAAACTTAGCTACATCTTCTGCCTTATCTGTAAAACTCTCTAATGTTTGGGATAAATCCCTCACTGTTTTATTATATTGTTCACCAATGTTTTTCAGCTTTATAGCTTCTATCAAGGAGTCGAGATTTTTTTTATAGTTCTCACTTTTAAATGGATCATTCATACTAATTACAGCTCATTATTTGTTAAAATATAGATCTAAAATATTAAGATCTAGTAAATATTACTTTTGTAATTCATGTAGAACTATAGCTACATAAGTAAGATTTCCCTACGTCATACCGCCACGGTATCTCATCCGCTAACAAGCAGCGGGATACTTAACCATCATCTACACCGTCATACCGCCGCGGTATCTCTTAGCCGCTAACAAGCAGCGGGATACTTAACCATCATCTACACCGTCATACCGCCGCGGTATCTCTTAGCCGCTAACAAGTAGCGGAATGACAGCAGTCCTACTTCATCCCACCGCGAACCGTCATACCGCGATTCATTCGCGGTATCTCTAGATCCCGCTAACAAGCAGCGGGATGACGATTGTCAGGCTAGCTGTCATTCAAGTAGCTGACACTGGTTCCTTTATGACGGCAGTGCCCAGAGGTGTCATCCCAGTGCCCAGACACTGGGATGGCTTTGTTGCATCGCACCTTATACTGGTAGTAATTTACGATAAATATCATGTAGCCATTTCAAATTTAGCCATACCAATTTCAGTAAATTGATTAAGCAAATAGCACTTAATCAGCAATTCTTTTTCGCGATTTACTTCGGATTTATTCCTAAAGCTGAATCCAAATATTTGCTTTAATCTTGAGAAAAACCCTTCAATATAAGATCTTTTCCCATAATTTACTTCTTTTTTCCATTCTTTCACGCCATCTTCACCGTATAATTTTATTAACCTAATAGCAGCATTTCTGTCAGACATATAATCTATTTCTGGATGTTCTGCCGCATTGTTTATTGGTGGAATTTTTGCCTTTATATCATATTCGTGACACAATTTGTAAAACTTGTGCCTATCATATGCCCTATCTGCATATAGTGCTTTTATGACATGCTGAAAATTAACTTCTTTAAGCAAATCGCAAGCTCCATAGTGATCAGAGTAGACACCGTTACTGTATTTTACAGCTATGGCTTTTTTGCTGTTTATATTCAACATTACATGCAATTTTCTTGTCTGTTCATAGCCACGATATTTTCTGTTAGCGCTATTTTCCTTGCTGTGACCAGGGGTATTGTTGTAAATGCTGATACCTGTACTATCTATAGCAATTTCGATGTCTTCCATATTATTTTTATCAATTCTGCAATCATTGATCTTAATATTAAGTTTCTTAAACCTTCTTGATGCTTGTGAATAGCTGATAACTGCTAAATCTCTTCCTATTTGTTGCATATATCCTTTTATAAACCCCACCGTTTGTCTTAAACCAATTCTAAAAAGATTGACAATTATATGCACCAAAATCACAACTTTATCACTGTAAATATAGTTGCCGCCTTGCATTTTTGGACTATTTTCATACCAATTTTCTATGGCTTCATTGATATAATGAAAAATATTTCCTCTTTCCTGGAGAAATTTGTTATATTCATTTTGGTTACTGACTTTCATTTTCTGTGGCATATTTTTTCTTCAACAGTTAAATGGTTATTTATAATGAATTTTGTCAGTAGCCACCAGATTTTTTCGGTTGCTATGCAACAAAGCCCACTGGGATCCAGATATAAAAATATTTGCAAATTATGCAATAGACAACAGATTCTAGGAGCATACGCTGAAATAATGTCCATGATGAAAATAAGATGGATCCCAGTGTCAAGCACTGGGATGACAGGAAAAAGGTGAACTGGGATGACAAGACGAAAGGATGCTGGAATGAGAGGTCTACTATGAAACTTTCTTTATACGCCATATTATCAATCTCGTTGCTATTAATTCTCATGCACGTTGCTGCAACTTTTAAGGATTGGAGTGGCTACAGGAAATATATCATAAAAGAGTTGGAGAGGACGTATGATGCTAAAGTGCATATTGGAGGGAAAGTTAAAGTTTCATTGATTACCCCAAAGCTCACTATCTATAATGTATATATACAATACAACGAAAATAAAGAGCAAAAGTTGTCAGATTTAATTAGTGTAAGAAAAATTGAGGTAAAACCGTCACTCCTATCGTTGTTTTTATTTTCGTTGCAACCAAAGTCAATCACATTGTTTGGTATGAAAAGCAACAAAGAAAATTTACTTAATATTATAAATACAAAAGCCAGTGGTAACACAGTCGATATAGTAATAAAAGACAGCCAAGTAAGTTTTAAGAGTGATTTCGCTGATATTGTTAACATAAAGGAGGTTGCTGTGAAAAAAAATAGGCAATTCTCCGGTAAAGTAAAGGTAGGTGATAATAATTACGATTTTTCAGGAAAGGTTGATATCACAAAAAAGAATGTACACATTAGTGTTGAATCAAATTTTGTAAATTTGCTATTTACAGGTAATAGAAATCAAGAAGAACTCCAGGGTAATTTAACATTAACAATTAATAACAGTTCCGGTTCTGTGAGTGATTTAGCAAAAATCATTAATCTTAGCTTTCTCTCTTGTGTTATTCCTAGCGAAAATATCAAGATATCATCCAATATAAGTCTTAATGAAAGTGAGTTTACGGCAACTGACTTAAAAATTGATTCCAAAAGCATGCAAGCCAGTGGTACAATACAAAATGATAGAAAAGGCGATCACACTAATCTCAATATTAGCTTCAGTAAAGTTGACTTAGATTACATACAAGACAATTCACAAAAAACAACGAATATAAAAGACCTTCTGGAATGTTTTAGAGCAGTTGTGCCAAAGAACTTGAGCTTAAATTTTAATATGGAAGCTTCTAACATTCAATATCAAAACAAAATATTGGACAACTTCCGTGCTGTACTAAAATCCACTGATGGCAAAGTAAAAGTTAATACGCTTCTCAAATTTCCTAGAATCAATAATATATCTTATTTATCAGGAGAGATCTCAAACAATAATGCCCTATCTGAATTCAACGGTGATTTGTTAGTAGAAGGAAATGATTTTGAGTCGTTCATTTCATGTTTTTTCCCTTCTATAAAGATGAAAGAAAACCAGAAAAATCAATTTACACTAAGTTCTAAACTGCACCTTGCACCAAGAATATTATCTATCTCAGACATTAGACTGCTAAATAATAAGGAATCCTTGCAAGGGTCAATTAGAGTAAGCCACACAAAAAAACACAATGTGATCAATGGTGAATTTAGCATGCATAATCTTGATGCAGATAAATATGATCATTCATTATTTAGCAGTTTATCTAAAATGCAATGGCTGAAAAATTTTCAGTATGATGCAAATATAAAGGCCAGTGTTAATAACCTTACATTGAATGATACGAAAATTAAAAATTTAGATTTTTTGCTGAAAATGGAAAAAGGTAAGCTAGTTGCAGATAAAATAAAACTATCTGGAGAAGATTTCGATATTACCGGTAATGCAAAAATATTAGTAGATCAAAAATACGCCAAACCTTTATTAGATGTGAACCTTACGGGCAGTAAATTTAATGGAAATATCTTTAAATTACCGAATTTAGTAGAGGTAAAAAGAAATTCAAGAAATGAGATAGATCAAATTCAATGGTCAACAAAGCAGCTTGATTTTTTGGATGACAAAAAAGGCTTTGATGCAAATGTGCAAATCAATACTACAGAATTTAAAACCGAGCAGAATGTTTTGAAAGATTTTAATTTGGATGCGGTAATGAGAAACAACACTATCACTATCAGGCAGGCAAGTTACGTATTAGAACGCGGGCAAGTGTTTTTTCAGGGTTATTTAAGATCAGATTCAATGAATACAAGATTTTCTATTGTAAATTTGGACACTAAAAAGATTGGTAAGGTTATAGGAATTGACAATGTAAATGGTCAGGTAAGCTTAAATGGTGAAATCAAAACTCAAGGAAAAAGTTTTCATGATTGGGCTAGTAACTTATCAGGAGATGTAAATTTACAAGCGCAGGGAATAGAATTTACTAATGTG
The window above is part of the Wolbachia endosymbiont (group A) of Bibio marci genome. Proteins encoded here:
- a CDS encoding IS5 family transposase; translated protein: MPQKMKVSNQNEYNKFLQERGNIFHYINEAIENWYENSPKMQGGNYIYSDKVVILVHIIVNLFRIGLRQTVGFIKGYMQQIGRDLAVISYSQASRRFKKLNIKINDCRIDKNNMEDIEIAIDSTGISIYNNTPGHSKENSANRKYRGYEQTRKLHVMLNINSKKAIAVKYSNGVYSDHYGACDLLKEVNFQHVIKALYADRAYDRHKFYKLCHEYDIKAKIPPINNAAEHPEIDYMSDRNAAIRLIKLYGEDGVKEWKKEVNYGKRSYIEGFFSRLKQIFGFSFRNKSEVNREKELLIKCYLLNQFTEIGMAKFEMAT
- a CDS encoding pyruvate dehydrogenase complex dihydrolipoamide acetyltransferase encodes the protein MPIEILMPALSPTMSKTGGKIVKWHKKEQDKVEVGDVIAEIETDKAIMEFESVDEGVLAKILVTEGTSGVPVNQPIALMLEEGEDSSVLNNYTSTSINSAVKKEVTKSAVDNQKSEHQDLNGKPTSHSSVSSQCLTLGSRKEEDTKTTEGRIKISPLAKKIAQNEGVNVQQLKGTGPYGRIIKADVLESLGSGIHTESPEKDTIVEVSNIRQVIAQRLTESKQNVPHFYLTIDCQVDKLISLKNEINSADENNKVTINDLVIKAVAFSMKKFPDINSSWIDNKILKYSNVDISIAVALEDGLITPIVKNADKKGILSISKEVKDLVSRARSGKLKPEEFQGGGFTISNLGMFGIKAFSAIINPPQSCIMAVGASKKQPIVINEKIEIAEIMTVTLSVDHRAVDGALGAKFLNAFKHYIENPLVMFIETAVTY
- the recR gene encoding recombination mediator RecR, with protein sequence MNIKNLVHAFSKLPSLGPSSSRRLVIHLLQNKEKVMLPLASLIKELADLIIECEVCGNLDTKSPCSICINPKRDTKLLCVVEELGDLWAFEKGNIYSGLYHVLGGRLSAINGIGPKELNLDTILERVTESKIEEIIIAINPTLEGQVTAQYIIELLKNLNVKISRLACGIPMGGEIDYLDEGTLRIALTSRQEYELNIK
- a CDS encoding AsmA-like C-terminal region-containing protein, which translates into the protein MKLSLYAILSISLLLILMHVAATFKDWSGYRKYIIKELERTYDAKVHIGGKVKVSLITPKLTIYNVYIQYNENKEQKLSDLISVRKIEVKPSLLSLFLFSLQPKSITLFGMKSNKENLLNIINTKASGNTVDIVIKDSQVSFKSDFADIVNIKEVAVKKNRQFSGKVKVGDNNYDFSGKVDITKKNVHISVESNFVNLLFTGNRNQEELQGNLTLTINNSSGSVSDLAKIINLSFLSCVIPSENIKISSNISLNESEFTATDLKIDSKSMQASGTIQNDRKGDHTNLNISFSKVDLDYIQDNSQKTTNIKDLLECFRAVVPKNLSLNFNMEASNIQYQNKILDNFRAVLKSTDGKVKVNTLLKFPRINNISYLSGEISNNNALSEFNGDLLVEGNDFESFISCFFPSIKMKENQKNQFTLSSKLHLAPRILSISDIRLLNNKESLQGSIRVSHTKKHNVINGEFSMHNLDADKYDHSLFSSLSKMQWLKNFQYDANIKASVNNLTLNDTKIKNLDFLLKMEKGKLVADKIKLSGEDFDITGNAKILVDQKYAKPLLDVNLTGSKFNGNIFKLPNLVEVKRNSRNEIDQIQWSTKQLDFLDDKKGFDANVQINTTEFKTEQNVLKDFNLDAVMRNNTITIRQASYVLERGQVFFQGYLRSDSMNTRFSIVNLDTKKIGKVIGIDNVNGQVSLNGEIKTQGKSFHDWASNLSGDVNLQAQGIEFTNVDFNSFITNLLSSKNKSEISTFAYVDIYNGKTFFENISGKASIKSGICSTSLQFGIDQASGSISSNLTLSNFALASIFRFFFIPPNHSNPIYIDMHLDGPIWRPKMSFDVDQIFTALVSKRNG
- a CDS encoding KAP family NTPase translates to MCFKKLVSLITFKKKETAPPLKVVAWENDRLNYKQFSGKFNTIIKTIDKSFTIISLEGYDGWGKTFFLKEWVKELKQQNEIAAYYSAWDINALDQPLPSFLNFLFEDLFASYKVKRSVIQQFKNINKELFSLNTIGKLISKSPLAMLSVFLDAAKEADKKDIGFVLSELSLLQRRKESTRDFKTQLADVVNKIRKDKNIYIMVDNLDVCRPKFVVDFLESIKHMLDVEGLVFIISVSKDKSNVQRAISTILGPNFDLKSFTNLFLHLPKQPIEKFTKELFENIKLPKKSKNLIIDSFILYAESLSLSLKTIEYCAKKIKLCLLNYIKEELPDPNLFAFLVILQSINIDIYEELDSSCQRSLEKIENEYKSLILTHINGQEEWEKLKTSLEAAFAEKESKINKAIKDIIF
- a CDS encoding SH3 domain-containing protein, with the translated sequence MNKSVTLSLTSSQCVTLGSTIILLFLLFSHSLFANNFVSTKSNKINMRTGPGFHYPVKWIYTCKNLPLKVIEEFESWKKVCDIHEDCGWIKGNLLSDKRYAILKEDTYGYQKQSVDSKITMKIDKFVVMKIEKCNEEWCFLSTPKRKAWVQRKYIYGID